DNA from Rubripirellula lacrimiformis:
GGTTATCATCGATACTCAGGACCCGTCGCATGCCAAACGATTGCGCATCTATTCGACTGCGTTCGCTGGTACGTCAACGTGTTTCAGCCTTCCTTCAAGCTCCTAAGGAACGACGAATAAATAAGACGCGCTGCTATGAAGGGTTGGCCGTGTAGTTTAGTCGAGGCAGTAGGTTCGAAAATGTGATTGGCATTCGTGTCATGAATTCCTCGGTTGCCTTGCGTTTGAGTTCGTAGGCTCGTTTGATGATATGGGCGGTCGTGCTCAGACCGGTCGCTGTTGACGTTTGTCTCATTAGCTCTGCTGCAAACTCGGCTGATCGCATCATCAGCCCGCTGCAAGTTCGGCCCACCTGTGAGAAGAACCGCCGTTCGATCGGATTGTACTTGCTGCAGTATGGCGGGTAGTGAGCAACCTGGATCGGCAGTCCGATCCGCGTAGCCAAGCGAGACAAGTCTTCTTTGAAGATCCAGTACCGAGCATTGTTGCTGCCACCGGCGTCACACAACCAAAGTATCTTTTTGGCCCCTGCATAATGGAATCGCCCGACACGACGCCAGAACCACCAAAAACTATCGCAGGCAAACTCGCTGGTATCGTGACTGAGCCCCAAGTTAAGGTGTCCGTGGTTGCGAACCGGGTCGTAGATTCCGTGGGGAATCAAAACGCCATCGGACCAACTCGGATAGTCGTGATCGAATGCTCGCATCGGACTGCTCAGGTAGGCACGGCCGTCGCGATACATCGTGCCAAGAAGCTCTTTCGCCTTGGTGTCAATGGAGAAAACAGGGTCGCCAGCCTCTCGGAAGAGCGAACGGAATCGATCGATTTCCTGAAACTGTGTATCGCGATCGGGGCTCTGTCCGCCGGCAATCGACTTTTCAATTTTGCGTCGACGGATATCTTGGCCTTCGAGCCAATCGGCCACCGTGGGCGCGCTGATCGGTGTGCCATCGTGCGTCAACGTCGCAGCGATCGCTTGCGGCGACTGATGAGTCCAGATGATATCGGGTTCGTCGGGACTGCCAGCGATGTGAATATCCACGATTTCAAAGAGTTGATCTTCGATCTCTGGTTCCTCGTCAATTTTCTGCTTTCTTCCTCCACCTTCAGCCCGTTGTCGATCGCCCAGAGGATCCTCGGGCAGCGATTCAATCTCATCCAAACCATGCCGGATCGCATGCTCGGAACAACCAAATAGCTCTGAGATGTAGCGTTGACCACCATATCCAAGCTTCTCCGTCTCGATGGCGGCGTAGCGGCGACGATCCTTTTCAGACAAGCTATCGAAAACATTTTTCATGCGTTCTTCGATCTGCTTGGAGTACGGGGACTCAAATTGAAACGCCATGGAATTACCCTCCGTGTGAATTCTGAGCGGTGCCTCCCACCGCAACGGTAGATCACATTATAGGCGATGTGGCGAGGACTATTTATTCGTCGTTCCTAAGCAAGAGTCGGAACGGCGCCAAAGTAACCAAGAAATTCCACTCACCGCAAACACCCTGTGATCGGCTATTCGGTGACCTGCGAGTTTCAACTGAATCGAAAGAATATCTGTTACGCAACCGAAACGAACAGGACCCGCTCAAGCTACTTCACGAAATACGGCAAACGCAAGCTGCGTTGGTATCGTTGTCAACGGAGGGCTCACTCTCCCAAGAGCAGCAGATTGATCTCGAAGAATTCCTTGCACAACTGCCGGGGCTGTGGAAGAAAGGCGAAGCCCGCCCGACTCACCAACCGAAACCAACGCGAACGCGAGACTATCGAACGCGTCGTGATCCTTTCGAAGGAGATTGGACGACGATTCTTGAATGGCTTGAAAAAACACCCGACGCAACCGCCTCGTCACTGCTCGAACGGCTCATCGAACGAACACCTGACAAGTACGACAGCCAACATCTACGAACACTTCAGCGGCGTGTGGGGCAGTGGCGATATATCATGGCCAAGCAGTTGGTGACGGGCTCAACTTCAACCTAGGTGTCTTGTCCGCCCAAGGGCAAAGTAGCCGCTGTCATAGGCCTGCTTCGCTACGCTCAGCAGGCCTATGACAGCATTCTTTTTAAAGCTGACATTTGGGTATCCTCCTCGGCTGAGGCAACACGAGGGGGAAATCTAATGGTCGCTAGACAATCACGGTCGGTTAACCGATCCGCCAACCGGCAAAGTCCCCGAGCCGCGCATTCCCATGCTCTTCATGACCAATTGCGCTGCGATCGCCGGTGCCAGCGACCTCCTCGCCATCGTCCAGGTAGCCACCATCTGGAAAGATTGGCTTGAGACGCACTTCGGCTAGAGATTTGGTGTCCCTTCGCAGGGCCCAATCAGTTCGCCTCTCATGCATACCAAGCCAAAAGGACCTGCAGGCTGCGCGATTGGCTGACGAAGTTGCTGGACCAGGGCGCCGCGATCGACGACAAAACGCTGCGGCGACGATGCGATCAATGAGACGGCAAAGCGGCCATCCATGCGGCTATTCTCAGGCAACGGAGAGCAGCGTCGCGGATTCAGCCGTTTTTTCGATAGGACAGCACGCACACCCGCACCCAAGGGTGCAGGCAACATTCAGGCCCAGCTGTCAATAAGCGTCGCACTGAAACACTCATTCTGCAAAAGATTGCAAATGAACAAATATTTCCTCCCTGATGCTACTAATTGCGTTGTAGATACTTGAGGTCAACGGCAGTCTTTGCCCAGGTACGATATCTTAACACCACTTCGAAGCAGTAAACGTGACAATCGACGACACAGAGATACTGAACGAATTCGTAATCGAATCCCAAGAGCACTTGGGTGATATCGAAACCGACTTCCTGACGCTTGAACTGCAGATCGATGGTGTTGACGTCGCCTTGGTGAACAAAATCTTTCGAGCGATCCACTCGATCAAGGGGGCAGCTGGATTCATGGGACTTCATGTCCTTGAAAAGCTGGCGCATCGCGAGGAGGAGGTTCTCAATCGAATGCGGAACCTCGAGATCGCACCAACCAGTCCAGTTATCAACACGTTGCTGAGGTCCACCGACGCAATCAAGCACCTGCTCGACAACATTGAGACTTCCAATGATGAAGACGTTTCCGTTCACATCAAAGCTCTCAGCCAACTGCTAGACACCTCCGCTGAAGCAGCAGTCAGCGATGTGGTTGAAGTCAGCGCTGAACGGCTCGATGGAATTGAAGAGGCGATGCAATCGATCGAAGAGCCACAACCGACAGGGGCCGAGGCCCCCGCGGCGGAAGTGCGGGATGAAACCGAAACGCCGTTAGCAACAACGGTAGAGACGAAGCCAACACCGAACGCCAAGACGCCTTCCGCTGCCAAGCCTCAAGCAACGGAACCGGCTCACCAAGATAAAGTCACTACCGAGAGTTCGATTCGGGTTGACGTTTGCTTGCTTGACATGTTGATGAATCAAGTCGGCGAGCTTGTTCTTGCACGCAACCAAATGCTTCAATTTGCCAACCGCTTTGAAGACGGTCAGTACAACAAAACCTCACAGCGACTCAACTTGATTACGACCGAGTTGCAAGAAGGCGTGATGAAGACACGCATGCAACCTATCGGTAACGTGTGGAGCAAATTCCCGCGTCTGGTTCGCGACCTTGCACAGATCTGCGACAAAGAAGTTCGCATCGAAATGGAAGGGAAAAGCACGGAGCTCGACAAGACGATCATCGAAGCTATCAAAGATCCGCTCACTCACCTGGTCCGCAACACTGTGGATCACGGCATTGAGAATCCAGACGTGCGAGAATCCAATGGCAAGAATCGCGAAGGATGCTTGACGCTACGAGCTTTCCATGAAGGTGGCCAGGTAAACATTGAGATTTCGGATGATGGTGCCGGGTTGAACCTGAATCGCATCAAGCAGAAAGCAGTCGAGAAAGGGGTCATTACCCAGAAGCAAGCCGAGGAAATGCAGGATCACGAACTCTGCAATCTGATTTTTGCGCCAGGTTTTTCGACAGCGGAAACGGTGTCGAATGTTTCCGGCCGTGGCGTCGGAATGGATGTTGTCAAAACGAACATTGAAAAAATTGGCGGCACGCTTGACCTTGATAGTCGCCCGGGAATTGGCACCACCGTTCGAATTAAAATACCATTGACGCTGGCGATCATTCCCGCACTGCTGGTTTCGTGTGCAGGGAATCGATTCGCGATTCCTCAGGTCAACCTGATGGAACTGGTGCGTCTTGAAGGCGAACAGTCCCGGACAAAGATCGAATGGATTCAGAATGCCCCTGTATATCGTCTCCGTGGCCGCCTGTTGCCGCTTGTAGATCTTCGGCAGGTGCTCAAACGCGAGGTCGAAAAAAACGATGAATCCAATGCAATCAATATTGTCATTCTGCGAGCTGACGACCAACAGTTCGGATTGATTGTTGACCACATCAGCGATACGGAAGAAATTGTTGTCAAGCCTCTCAGCCAGCAGTTGAAGGATCTTCCGATCTATTCAGGTGCGACGATCATGGGCGACGGAAACGTCGCATTGATTTTGGATGTCCTGGGTATTGCGCAACGATCGAATGTTTTGCAAGCAAACCTGGATAAAGCAATGAAGGAGTCAAGCGTCACATCGGAAGCTCCAGGTGCCGCGCTGCAGACATTGCTGATTCTGGGGCTTGGTTCGACGACAAGAGTGGCAATGCCAATGTCACAGGTCGCCCGCTTAGAACAAATTGCAAAAAACTCCATCGAAGTAGCAAACAATCGGCCTGTGGTTCAATATCGAGGAAAGATCCTTCCATTGATTCACTTGCCTGAAACTCTCGGCACGCAACCTCGATCCGGGGAGGCCTCCACAGGGGACGAAGAAGAGTTCATTCATGTCGTTGTTTACACGGAAGACACACGTAGCTTTGGCTTGGTCGTCGATCGCATTCTCGACATCGTTGAAACGAAAGTCGAAATATCCGAAAGCTCGCGCAGTTGTGGATTGTTAGGATCAGCAATCATCCAAAGCAAAGTCATTGATCTCCTCGATCTACCCGTGATCATCCAATCGTTCGACGCACCGAACGCGTAACCTCGCCATTGTGAAACAAGTATTGAAATGCTAACTGATAAACAAATCTGCACGTTCTATCTTGATCGTCAAGTCTTTGGGATTGAGGTCAGCGCAGTCCAAGAGGTCATCCGCTACCAGGAAATGACTGAAGTCCCGCTTGCTCACGAGTCCGTCTGCGGACTCATTAACTTGCGTGGTCAGATCGTGACTGCGATTGATCTTCGCAAACGATTTGGGCTGGAGGATCGTAAACCGGACAAGCTGCCAATGAATATCATTGTTCGCGGCAGTGGGGGCGCCACAAGCTTTCTCGTCGATCGGATTGGCGAAGTGAGGGAGATTTCGAATAACAACGTTGAATCATCACCTGCGACATTGAATGGTGTTGCTCGCGACCTGATTCGTGGTGCCTATAAGACTGATGACAACCTGATTCTGATCCTCAACACGGAGCGTGCCATGAACGTCACACTTAATTAGGCGACACATCGGACTCATCTTTTTCAGAATTTCACCAGTCAGTCAAGTACTATCAAATACTTTCTATTTACTCGGAGAATCGCACGTGGTCGCTACGCTCACTAAGCCTCGTAAGACACAACCAACTGCAAAAAACGCTACTGCAGCGGCGAACAAGCAAGATCTGATGAACTACAAGGGCCAAGTCGAAGCGATGAGTCGCTCGCAAGCCGTAATCGAGTTCGATCTTGAAGGCAATATCACTTTTGCAAATGACAATTTCCTAAATGCCCTCGGCTATTCGCTTGAAGAAGTGGTGGGCAAGCACCACAGCATGTTTGTGGAACCTGCGACGAAAAACAGCGAAGAATACAGGCAGTTCTGGCGCAATCTTGCCCAAGGGCAGTTTCAAGCTTCCGAATTCAAGCGGCTGACGAAAGACGGACGAGAAATCTGGATCCAAGCATCCTACAATCCAATCCTCGACGATGCCGGCCAACCATTCAAGGTTGTCAAATTCGCAACTGACATTACTGCGTCGAAGCTGAGGGCTGCTGACTTCCAAGGCCAGCTGGATGCCATTGGTAAAGCACAAGCGGTGATTGAGTTCAACTTGGACGGAACCATCTTGACCGCCAATGAAAATTTCCTAAAAACGCTGGGTTACTCACTCGAAGAGATCGTCGGCAAACATCACCGAATGTTTGTAACCACGGATCATGCAAATTCAGTCGACTATACTAATTTTTGGGAACGGCTCAAGAATGGCGAGTACCAAGCCGCAGAGTACTTGCGAATTGGCAAGGGTGGGAAGGAAGTTTGGATCCAAGCGTCTTACAATCCCATCCTGGACATGAATGGCGCGCCATTCAAAGTCGTTAAGTTTGCGACGGACACGACCGCGCAGGTCAACGCAAGAGAAGAGCTGAAGAACAAGGTCGCTGACATTCTAAAGGTCGTCAATGCGGCAACCGATGGTGACCTTACACAGACCATCGATGTGAATGGCGATGATGCCATTGGTCAAGTGGGGGCGAGATTGGCAACCTTCTTCAGTGACCTGCGTGGGAGCATTGAATCGATTGCAGAGAATTCTTCGTCACTCGCTGGTGCTTCGGAGGAATTGTCGGCCGTGAGTGCTCAGATGAGCGGAAATGCTGAAGAAACGTCGTCGCAAGCAAACATTGTGTCGAGTGCTTCGACCGAGGTGAGTCAGAACATTCAGACTGTCACAACGGGCGTTGAAGAACTGAACTCGGCAATTCGCGAAATTGCTCGCAATGCAACCGAGGCTTCGAAAGTTTCCAACCAAGCCGTCAAGGTGGCGAGCGAGACGAATGACACAATCTCGAAGCTGGGTGCAAGCAGCCTGGAGATCGGAAAGGTCGTCAAAGTCATCACATCGATTGCCGAGCAAACCAACTTGCTGGCACTCAATGCAACGATCGAAGCAGCCCGTGCTGGCGAAGCCGGCAAAGGATTTGCCGTGGTTGCCAACGAAGTCAAGGAATTGGCGAAAGAGACAGCTAAGGCAACAGAGGAAATCAGCGGTAAGATCGAAACGATCCAGTCGGACACCAACGGTGCAGTTTCTGCGATCCGCGAGATCAGTGAAGTGATCAACCAGATCAACGATATTTCGAATACGATCGCAAGTGCTGTTGAGGAACAAACCGCTACGGCGAATGAAATCAGCCGCAACATTGGCGAGGCCTCACTGGGTGCCGATGAAATCGCGAAGAACATTACTTCGGTTGCAACGGCTGCCGATGGCACTTCGCAAGGGGCAGGCAACACTCAGCAAGCGGCGGGTGAGCTCTCCGAAATGGCAGCAAACCTGCAGAAATTGGTGCAGCGTTTCAAGTTCTAGACACGATGTAAACCAAGCTGGCGAGACCAATTGGACTCGCCAGCTTGCGTTTTGGCAGTGCAAAACTCTCAACCGCCAAACTTTCGGTGGTACGTTAGCTCTCTCTTAATTCGAAGACCCAAATGAACGCCCTCATTGTTGATGACTCTCGAGCCATACGTCGCATGATTTGTAACATGATGTCGACTTTGGGATTTGAAACTACTGAAGCTTCAGACGGAATCGAAGCACTTCAGCGATTGGCTGAAATGGAAACGCCAGATATTGT
Protein-coding regions in this window:
- a CDS encoding ISAzo13 family transposase, which produces MAFQFESPYSKQIEERMKNVFDSLSEKDRRRYAAIETEKLGYGGQRYISELFGCSEHAIRHGLDEIESLPEDPLGDRQRAEGGGRKQKIDEEPEIEDQLFEIVDIHIAGSPDEPDIIWTHQSPQAIAATLTHDGTPISAPTVADWLEGQDIRRRKIEKSIAGGQSPDRDTQFQEIDRFRSLFREAGDPVFSIDTKAKELLGTMYRDGRAYLSSPMRAFDHDYPSWSDGVLIPHGIYDPVRNHGHLNLGLSHDTSEFACDSFWWFWRRVGRFHYAGAKKILWLCDAGGSNNARYWIFKEDLSRLATRIGLPIQVAHYPPYCSKYNPIERRFFSQVGRTCSGLMMRSAEFAAELMRQTSTATGLSTTAHIIKRAYELKRKATEEFMTRMPITFSNLLPRLNYTANPS
- a CDS encoding chemotaxis protein CheA, coding for MTIDDTEILNEFVIESQEHLGDIETDFLTLELQIDGVDVALVNKIFRAIHSIKGAAGFMGLHVLEKLAHREEEVLNRMRNLEIAPTSPVINTLLRSTDAIKHLLDNIETSNDEDVSVHIKALSQLLDTSAEAAVSDVVEVSAERLDGIEEAMQSIEEPQPTGAEAPAAEVRDETETPLATTVETKPTPNAKTPSAAKPQATEPAHQDKVTTESSIRVDVCLLDMLMNQVGELVLARNQMLQFANRFEDGQYNKTSQRLNLITTELQEGVMKTRMQPIGNVWSKFPRLVRDLAQICDKEVRIEMEGKSTELDKTIIEAIKDPLTHLVRNTVDHGIENPDVRESNGKNREGCLTLRAFHEGGQVNIEISDDGAGLNLNRIKQKAVEKGVITQKQAEEMQDHELCNLIFAPGFSTAETVSNVSGRGVGMDVVKTNIEKIGGTLDLDSRPGIGTTVRIKIPLTLAIIPALLVSCAGNRFAIPQVNLMELVRLEGEQSRTKIEWIQNAPVYRLRGRLLPLVDLRQVLKREVEKNDESNAINIVILRADDQQFGLIVDHISDTEEIVVKPLSQQLKDLPIYSGATIMGDGNVALILDVLGIAQRSNVLQANLDKAMKESSVTSEAPGAALQTLLILGLGSTTRVAMPMSQVARLEQIAKNSIEVANNRPVVQYRGKILPLIHLPETLGTQPRSGEASTGDEEEFIHVVVYTEDTRSFGLVVDRILDIVETKVEISESSRSCGLLGSAIIQSKVIDLLDLPVIIQSFDAPNA
- a CDS encoding chemotaxis protein CheW; the protein is MLTDKQICTFYLDRQVFGIEVSAVQEVIRYQEMTEVPLAHESVCGLINLRGQIVTAIDLRKRFGLEDRKPDKLPMNIIVRGSGGATSFLVDRIGEVREISNNNVESSPATLNGVARDLIRGAYKTDDNLILILNTERAMNVTLN
- a CDS encoding methyl-accepting chemotaxis protein, with the protein product MVATLTKPRKTQPTAKNATAAANKQDLMNYKGQVEAMSRSQAVIEFDLEGNITFANDNFLNALGYSLEEVVGKHHSMFVEPATKNSEEYRQFWRNLAQGQFQASEFKRLTKDGREIWIQASYNPILDDAGQPFKVVKFATDITASKLRAADFQGQLDAIGKAQAVIEFNLDGTILTANENFLKTLGYSLEEIVGKHHRMFVTTDHANSVDYTNFWERLKNGEYQAAEYLRIGKGGKEVWIQASYNPILDMNGAPFKVVKFATDTTAQVNAREELKNKVADILKVVNAATDGDLTQTIDVNGDDAIGQVGARLATFFSDLRGSIESIAENSSSLAGASEELSAVSAQMSGNAEETSSQANIVSSASTEVSQNIQTVTTGVEELNSAIREIARNATEASKVSNQAVKVASETNDTISKLGASSLEIGKVVKVITSIAEQTNLLALNATIEAARAGEAGKGFAVVANEVKELAKETAKATEEISGKIETIQSDTNGAVSAIREISEVINQINDISNTIASAVEEQTATANEISRNIGEASLGADEIAKNITSVATAADGTSQGAGNTQQAAGELSEMAANLQKLVQRFKF